The Leptospira andrefontaineae genome has a segment encoding these proteins:
- a CDS encoding HEPN domain-containing protein: MDEIVENALACTAEDIHEILSDLARKDRLLSTIDRRWEKSDREYYVRRDIQLIVWPIVFHQIQEEISQLDSYQKAEKLILSDAKIKDQLNTVVGTEEFFSHQVTFEGVMRKTLIPFLGENSLLEFDYEIALSQIRSIARDFEADYITVEEIAPLFGFRAEAESLQLDDDLTIEKLKPKEISILLNSGIHLSIQSPHSDIVLVVYEFGIVRRKRYKKQIGPRSFPVTRNTETKISWEELIITSLQLFKAGTVSSAGKIVNYTGLFKSSYLLQHTSSRPNVNSEYNLKNGEEGRAIDLWRRLNLVSINLPNFLVVALSRYSQSVLKSAYEDKIIDLMIAAEAIFLQSESDVNGELNYRLSHRAALFLEQDPNKQREIYRFFKSAYSMRSKIVHGSTLEIKKGQMSLNECVDLLNRYISYSIEKIVDLMRQQKNTKFKVDWDNITFPSR; encoded by the coding sequence ATGGATGAAATTGTAGAAAACGCCTTAGCTTGCACCGCAGAAGATATTCATGAAATTCTTTCCGATCTAGCAAGGAAGGATAGGCTGCTTTCAACAATTGATCGACGATGGGAAAAATCCGATAGAGAATATTACGTGAGGCGTGATATTCAATTGATCGTTTGGCCGATTGTATTTCATCAAATTCAAGAAGAAATTAGCCAACTCGATTCATATCAAAAAGCAGAAAAATTAATTCTATCGGATGCTAAAATAAAGGACCAATTAAATACTGTTGTCGGAACAGAAGAATTTTTTAGTCATCAAGTTACATTCGAAGGAGTAATGAGAAAAACTCTTATTCCTTTTTTAGGAGAAAACAGCCTATTAGAATTCGATTACGAAATTGCTTTATCACAAATCCGTAGTATTGCACGAGATTTTGAAGCAGATTACATTACAGTTGAAGAGATAGCCCCTCTATTCGGTTTTCGAGCCGAAGCAGAATCCCTTCAATTGGACGATGACTTAACTATTGAGAAGCTTAAACCGAAAGAAATTTCGATTTTATTAAACTCCGGAATTCACCTCTCAATACAATCGCCGCACAGTGACATTGTGCTAGTTGTTTATGAGTTTGGTATAGTGAGACGTAAACGTTATAAGAAACAAATAGGGCCGCGCTCTTTTCCAGTAACAAGAAATACCGAAACCAAAATTTCTTGGGAAGAACTGATAATTACCTCTCTCCAATTATTCAAAGCAGGCACGGTTTCGTCGGCTGGAAAAATAGTAAATTATACGGGTTTGTTTAAAAGCAGTTATCTATTACAACACACTTCATCTAGACCAAATGTTAATTCAGAGTATAATTTGAAAAATGGAGAGGAGGGCCGAGCAATTGATCTTTGGAGAAGGTTAAACTTAGTAAGCATTAATTTACCAAATTTTCTCGTTGTCGCTCTTAGCCGTTATTCTCAATCCGTACTTAAATCCGCATACGAAGATAAAATTATCGATTTAATGATAGCTGCGGAAGCGATATTTCTTCAATCAGAGAGTGACGTAAATGGAGAATTAAATTATAGGCTCTCACACAGAGCAGCATTATTTCTTGAACAAGATCCTAATAAGCAAAGAGAGATTTATAGATTCTTTAAATCAGCCTATAGTATGCGTAGTAAGATTGTTCACGGCTCAACATTAGAAATTAAAAAAGGGCAAATGTCTTTGAATGAATGCGTTGATTTGTTGAATCGATATATTAGTTACTCAATTGAGAAAATAGTAGATCTAATGCGCCAACAGAAAAATACAAAATTTAAGGTAGATTGGGACAATATAACTTTTCCAAGCCGTTGA